The stretch of DNA TGAACGTAGCGCCGTAATTTTTGTCGATGTATTTTGGCTGCGAACCATGATGAACCCGATGGTTAGAGGGCGTAGCAAATATAAACTCAACCCAGGCGGGCATTTTGCGGATGTATTCGGTATGCACCCAGAACTGAAACAGCACGGCAATCTGGTTAGTCGTGAAGAAGATAATCGGGTGGAAGCCAATTAGCGCGACGGGCAGAAAAAAAATGATTTTCAGGTGTTGCACCCAGCTTAGCCGAAACGATACGCTAAGATTATAATGCTCGCCCGAATGGTGTACGACGTGCGTTGCCCACCAGAACCGCTGCTCGTGCGAGACGCGGTGCGCCCAATAGCTGAAAAAATCGTAGATGATATAACACGGAATGAGCGTCCACCAGTGCAGGACCATGCGCCAGGGTAATTGGTTGTAGACCCAGACGGTAGCCGTAAGCAGGGCCACTTTCAGAGCCGCACTCACGGCCAGCGAACCCAATCCTACCAGCACCGAGCCAATGGTCTCGTGTTTTTCGTAAACGGGCCTTTCCTGCACATAAGCCCCAATCATTTCAATGGCTGTGAAGAAAATCATGACCGGCACAGCCCACAAAATCAGGTTAGGCGTATTGGTTTCTACGGTCAACAGTTGATGAATCGGAATTGGAGGAGCACCAAACAACGGGTCGAGCATGTGTACGTTGAGTTAGTAAGGCTTGTATTCAGGTATTGGTCACAACGGTTGGTTTTGTGTTTCGGTATAGTCGCCTGGCAACACCCGATAGCGTCAGGCCCTGTACTACAACAGAGAAAAAAACGCAGGCGTAGGTAACAAATACCAGCAAGTCTTTGGCCGCTACGGTTTCCGGAATCGATAGGGCCATTGCTATTGATAGCCCCCCGCGCAGCCCGCCCCAGGTGAGCATCAGTGGGTCTTGCGGGTCAGATTTGATCCAGCGTTGTACCAGCAACAAAGGTAATCGAACGGCACCGTAGCGCGATACCAGCATAATAACAATACCTGCCAGGGCTGCTGGCACAAACGCCCAATCGAAGGTCAGTGTCACCAATCGCGATCCAATCAGTACAAATAGCAGGGCATTCAGCAAAATATCAATAATCTCCCAGAATTTATCGACATACTCGCGGGTTACGCTGCTCATGGCTGCGCTACGCGTTTGGTCGCTAATGAGTAGCCCGGCCACCACCACCGCCAGTGGTCCCGACACGTGCAGCCGGGTAGCCAGCCAATAACCGCCCAT from Spirosoma montaniterrae encodes:
- a CDS encoding sterol desaturase family protein gives rise to the protein MLDPLFGAPPIPIHQLLTVETNTPNLILWAVPVMIFFTAIEMIGAYVQERPVYEKHETIGSVLVGLGSLAVSAALKVALLTATVWVYNQLPWRMVLHWWTLIPCYIIYDFFSYWAHRVSHEQRFWWATHVVHHSGEHYNLSVSFRLSWVQHLKIIFFLPVALIGFHPIIFFTTNQIAVLFQFWVHTEYIRKMPAWVEFIFATPSNHRVHHGSQPKYIDKNYGATFIIWDRMFGTYQPEEETPVYGITTNIAHKANPFHINFHEFTDMVRDVRAARGLRRKLFFIFGSPTKIAEEKRQIATFDFSDKPHS